In the genome of Saccopteryx leptura isolate mSacLep1 chromosome 10, mSacLep1_pri_phased_curated, whole genome shotgun sequence, one region contains:
- the LOC136382392 gene encoding unconventional myosin-VI-like: protein MGRAGFLLFPCLLLWFACLGETPINRMAPRPLTPPFLYRLPESNGNLHVNGHDGGSWPYNWRSFRQDSEIGMEPPPLMGGIEYWLPLWLPMAVLLGAMGYMFFTQEETARGQKLQYELKIERQKRLELERALEKELRVRELQFTLEVERVHRQLLEKQLRIQELESQLPAKSQQPQEPKRSPKEQQHPCRWIGFESAGAGACDSSSEDEKAQAEAAIRTVRARPVVAKKVKTQQQRVPQGQPQPPAQNWSKQRVRPAVQIVVCLLFRNKVDM, encoded by the exons atgggaagagctggttttctgcttttcccttgtcttcttttgtggtttgcctgtcttggtgagacaccaataaataggatggccccccgtcctctgactccgccatttctttatcgtctgcccgaatccaatgggaacctgcatgtgaatggccacgatggcggctcctggccctacaactggcgtagtttccggcaggattcagagattggtatggagccaccacccttgatgggtgggatagagtactggttgccgctctggctccccatggctgtccttttaggggccatgggctacatgttttttactcaagaggaaactgcccgaggtcaaaagcttcagtatgaattgaaaatagaacggcagaaaaggctggaattggagcgagcactggagaaggaattacgggttcgcgagttgcagtttaccctggaagttgaacgtgttcaccggcagttattggagaaacaactgcggattcaagagctcgagtctcagcttccggccaaaagccagcagccacaggagcctaaacggtcaccaaaggagcagcagcatccgtgccggtggattggctttgagtcagcgggagcaggcgcttgcgactcctcttctgaggatgagaaggctcaggctgaagctgccatacgcacagtgagagcccgaccagttgtcgccaagaaggtaaaaacccagcaacaaagagtccctcaggggcagccacagcctccagcccag aattggagcaagca GCGGGTGAGGCCAGCTGTGCAGATCGTTGTTTGCCTGCTCTTTAGAAACAAAGTCGACATGTGA